A window of Cheilinus undulatus linkage group 1, ASM1832078v1, whole genome shotgun sequence contains these coding sequences:
- the mafa gene encoding transcription factor Maf, with amino-acid sequence MASELAMSNSDLPTSPLAMEYVNDFDLMKFEVKKEPVEPDRNISQCSRLIAGGSLSSTPMSTPCSSVPPSPSFSAPSPGSGSEQKTHIEDFYWMSGYQQQLNPEALGFSPEDAVEALINSSHQLQSFDGYARGQQFAGAAGAGGTMAGEEMGSAAAVVSAVIAAAAAQNGAQHHHHHHHHHSGSHHQAQGVQSNGTSGTIHQHMRLDDRFTDEQLVTMSVRELNRQLRGVSKEEVIRLKQKRRTLKNRGYAQSCRYKRVQQRHVLEGEKTQLMQQVDHLKQEISRLVRERDAYKEKYEKLISNGFRENGSSSDNNPSSPEFFMSSRKFLHL; translated from the coding sequence ATGGCATCAGAGCTGGCAATGAGCAACTCCGACCTGCCCACCAGTCCCCTGGCCATGGAATATGTTAATGACTTCGATCTGATGAAGTTTGAAGTGAAAAAGGAGCCGGTGGAGCCCGATCGCAACATCAGCCAGTGCAGTCGCCTTATCGCCGGGGGATCCTTGTCTTCCACCCCGATGAGCACGCCGTGCAGCTCGGTGCCCCCCTCTCCAAGCTTCTCGGCGCCCAGTCCGGGCTCGGGGAGCGAGCAGAAGACACACATAGAGGATTTCTACTGGATGTCCGGTTACCAACAGCAGTTGAATCCAGAGGCGCTGGGCTTCAGCCCCGAAGACGCAGTCGAGGCGCTGATCAACAGCAGTCACCAGCTCCAGTCCTTTGATGGCTATGCCAGGGGCCAGCAGTTTGCTGGGGCAGCCGGAGCAGGAGGCACCATGGCCGGGGAAGAGATGGGCTCCGCCGCGGCGGTGGTGTCGGCAGTCATCGCTGCGGCAGCCGCTCAGAACGGAGCgcaacaccaccaccaccaccatcaccaccacagCGGCAGCCACCACCAGGCGCAGGGCGTCCAGTCCAACGGCACCTCGGGGACAATTCACCAACACATGCGCCTGGACGACCGGTTCACGGACGAGCAGCTGGTCACCATGTCCGTGCGGGAGCTCAACCGGCAGCTACGGGGGGTCAGCAAGGAAGAAGTGATCCGCTTGAAACAGAAGAGGAGGACCCTAAAGAACAGAGGCTACGCGCAGTCTTGCCGGTACAAGCGGGTCCAGCAGCGGCACGTCCTGGAGGGGGAGAAGACGCAACTCATGCAGCAGGTCGACCACCTAAAGCAGGAGATCTCCAGGCTGGTCCGGGAGAGGGACGCGTACAAAGAAAAGTATGAGAAGCTCATCAGCAACGGCTTCAGAGAAAATGGATCCAGCAGCGACAACAACCCTTCATCCCCGGAGTTTTTCAT